The stretch of DNA TGTCACAACAAACACCTGATCAATAATGATCGAATCATATTGAGCGAGTTTTTGTTGCAAGCGTTGAGGATCACGTAAGCCGAATTTTGCCCATACCAGATCAACACCACCCTCCGGACCCTGAGTGAAATCTTCATAAGAAGTAAATTTCGTCGCTTTAACTACTGGCCCTTGGCCGCATCCTAACATTAGGATGGTAAATCCAATCAACAACCAGGTTCTTACATGCACCATAAATCACTCCTTAACGTGAAATCATTTAAGGAATGAAATACTATAAAATCACAACTTAATATGCAACAGGGCTAATACCATCAGTCGGCAACACCTCAGTGCGTCACGCGATGGAGATATTCCACAACAACCTGGTTACCCTCAATATAAGCACGCTTGATTTCACCATCGACAGTCATACGGCTCTCTAAGTAAACCTCTTTTACCTCTGATTGTGAACGCAAAGAAGGGACAACTCTTGCTGTCTCTAAGTTCAATAGATGACAAAAGCGCGATACAAATGCCATTGATAGAGGATGCTCGCCGCGCAAAATGCGAGAAAATTCAAGCTGGCTGATGCCTAATTTTTTTGCAAACTCCATCTGCGTTAAACGCATTTTTGATTTTTGCGACATCCATACTTGATACAAAGCTTCACTATCTTTTGCGGTAAATTCCATACTAAATTCCTGTTGCTACCAGCCCTAATACAATTTGTTGGGCATTGTGGCGAATTCGCCCAACGCAATGTCAGTATTTGGTAAGGGGAAGTTAAGAGTTGAGATAAATCTTGTCAGTGCGTGTGACTGCTCGCGCCTCGCGTGAAATTTCTCTAATGTTTCTCTAAACACCGTGAACTCGAGGAGAAGTTAAAGCAGTGTACGAGGAGTTAAAAGCAAACAGGCGAACCTCTCGGCCCGCCTGTTTTACAGTATGGATATACGTCTTAATTACAACCAACTAGAAATCAGCATCTTAAACCAGTCGATAATACGTTTGAAAATGCTTCCCTCTTCTACAGATTCAAGTGCAACTAAATCGGATTTAGCCACTTCATTTCCATTTACACTGTATATCACTTGGCCTAATACTTGCCCTTCAGTAAGAGGTGCTTTTAGCTCTTGATCAAACACTAGCTCTGCATCGACTTTGTTAGCATCAGACTTTGGCAGCGTAATGTATATATCTTTCTCTGTACCTACTTTTACCGTATCAACGCTACCCATCCAAACTTGTGGTTCATTGATAGGTTTGCCGGCTTTACTCGCAAGTACGGTATCAAAGAAACGGAAACCATAACTCAACAACTGTTTGCTCTCAGATTCACGGCTTTTAGTGCTACTCGCCCCCATCACAACAGAAATCAAGCGCATTTCACCGCTAGTCGCAGAGGTTGCTAAGCTGTAACCCGCTCCACTGGTATAGCCCGTTTTCATACCGTCAACATTCATGCTTCGGTCACGCAATAGACCATTACGGTTGTATTGAGTAATACCGTTGTAAGCAAAGGACGTTTCACTGTACAGCGGATAAATCGCAGGGAGATCGCGAATAATCGCTTGGCTCAATAATGCAATATCATAAGGTGTTGAGAACAACCCATCGCTGTCTAGACCGTGTGGGTTGGTAAATGCGGTGTTATTTAACCCTAACTGTGCAGCCCAGTTGTTCATCAAGCTAACAAAGGCAGCCTCGCTTCCCGCGACGTGTTCTGCAATCGCGACGCTTGCGTCATTACCTGATTGAACAATCAAACCTCGGTATAGATCAGACAATTTTACTGTCGTGCCAACTTCAATAAACATCTTGGATGAATCAGGGAAGTTCTTAGCCCACGCGTTTTGACTTATGGTTACTTTATCTTCAAGCGTAATATTGCCCGAATTCATCTCTTGGCCCGCGACGTACGCGGTCATCAGTTTGGTCAAACTCGCTGGGTTAAGTGGTTGGTGAGCATTCTTCTCCACCAGCACTTGCCCTGTGTTGTAATCCATCAAAACGTAACCTTTCGCGCCTAGAGCAGGAGGATCAGGCGTAATGGAAGGCGCTGCTAGCAAAGTCGGCGCATAAAAGGCGTTCAACAACAAAGCGGCAGATAATAAGTGTTTTGTTTGCATTGCTTCTTACCAATTAAAAATCTCGTCCCAGTATATTGAAAGCGTAGGCGGTTTCAGCCCTTCTGTTACGCTTAGTTACTGTTATACAACATTTGTGGTAAATAAATGTGAACTGGCTTTAGCAACGGAATCCCGCGCACAAAAAAGCCAGCAACTATGCTGGCTTTTCATCTAAACAATTTATTAGGCCACGTTAGGCACTTTGGTTATCGAATCTCGGTAACTAAACCACAAGTAAGTGACAACTAATGAGAAAAATAGATACGACAGTGCAAAAACCAGTGGCGAAGTAATGAGGTCATGCGATAAACCGAGTGCTACGCCAGCGATCGTAATCGTCAGCTTAGAAAACAGCCCGAGGATCAAAAGCAACAGAGCCAACTGCGGAAAACGAGTAGTACGGAACGCAAACCAATAACAGCTGCCTACAGCCATTGCGGCCACAGCTAAACCAAGCATAAATGAATGAAAATGGTCAGCAGATGCTGCCCCAGCCGATACCGATGCCATTAGAATTAGAACTAGTTTCATAGCGATTAGCCTTAGTAAGTGGTTAAAAGCATCCTTTCATTAATGAAAACTCATTTTACGTACATTTTCGCATCAAATTTGGGAATTTCAACCCTTGAAGCACGAGTTTTTCACCTCAAATTCCACCCTTCAAATTGAGTAACATAAAAGCAACATTTAATGATATTAATTATGCTTTATTTTAGTACGTTAGCGTAATCACTTAAGCACAACCGCAATTTGTAACACTACGTTAACATGTGTCTTTTCTATATTATTTTCTAAGTTGTGACCTTATCACCCTAAACCTTCTGTTTAGATCCTGGTCATACCACTCTGCTTGACTTATGTAACACGTCAGCCTCACGCGAATGACGCCGACGTTTGTATATATCACAGCCCTTTTTTGGCAACCGACAACTGATTTTATAGCCGCTAAATTGACTATTTTGGTAATAAGCCCCTCAATGTAATTGGGCAACATTGCACATGACATTTGATTATTAAGAACAGTATTCGCTATATACATAAATTTGCGTCAAATATAAGTTAGCGCATATAAATTTTTGATTAAAAATAACTAATGCGATATGGAGTTCAAATAATTAATCCAAATTCACTTGAATTTTATTGACTTAGATTGGTTAAACCTTAGACTGTTTATTAGCTAGAAACGGTTCTTGTCTAGAACGCCGTTCCGTTGGAACTTCTGTATTTCTCCGTGACGTCGTGCGCAATAGCAATCTCCTTTTCCACGCTATCCGTGCCGCTTTAGGCTTAACAGTGAAACAATAGGATATACAGATGTCAGATACAGTGACTGGTACAGTAAAATGGTTTAACGAAACTAAAGGTTTCGGCTTCATTAAACAAGAGAACGGCCCAGACGTATTCGCACACTTCAGTGCAATTACTGGTGACGGCTTCCGCACTCTTACTGAAGGCCAAGCTGTTGAATTCAGCATTACTCAAGGTCAAAAAGGTCCACAAGCTGAGAACATCAAAGTTCTTTAATTTGTTGCCAAAATAGATTTTAATAGCCAGCTAATTTAGCTGGCTATTTTCATTTTGGATAACTATAAATATGGCGCTCAAACCAACCATCTATAAATTCCGCATTGCGCTTTCTGATACTAATCGTGATTATTACGACTCACTTTCTTGTACCATTGCATTGCACCCTTCAGAAACGACGACGCGAATGATGGCGCGAGTCATGGCGCTTTGTCTCAATGCTGAACCCGAGTTAGTTTTCACCAAAGGTCTATCAACCATTGAAGAGCCAGACCTATGGCATAAAGCACTCGATGGTACTATCGAACACTGGATTGAAGTTGGTGAACCGACCGTTGATCGCGTTAAAAAAGCCACCCGCTTAGCTAAAAAAGTGCAAATCTATGCATTTAACAGCAAATCTGACGTATGGTGGAACCAATCGAAGTCTAAACTTGCCCTTTTAAATGCCAACATTCACAAATTTGATGACCAAGGCATTGAAGCTTTAGGCGCAAATGTCCAACGCGGCATGGATTTATCGGTCATGATCGCAGGTAATACGTTATTTGTTGACAGCAGTGAAGGTTCGCACGAAATCCACTGGGAAACACTACAAAGCCATGATTGAGTTACAGCAAGCAATCAACGATATCAGCGCAGATCAACTCGCCTCAGTGAATTT from Vibrio taketomensis encodes:
- a CDS encoding D-alanyl-D-alanine carboxypeptidase family protein, with protein sequence MQTKHLLSAALLLNAFYAPTLLAAPSITPDPPALGAKGYVLMDYNTGQVLVEKNAHQPLNPASLTKLMTAYVAGQEMNSGNITLEDKVTISQNAWAKNFPDSSKMFIEVGTTVKLSDLYRGLIVQSGNDASVAIAEHVAGSEAAFVSLMNNWAAQLGLNNTAFTNPHGLDSDGLFSTPYDIALLSQAIIRDLPAIYPLYSETSFAYNGITQYNRNGLLRDRSMNVDGMKTGYTSGAGYSLATSATSGEMRLISVVMGASSTKSRESESKQLLSYGFRFFDTVLASKAGKPINEPQVWMGSVDTVKVGTEKDIYITLPKSDANKVDAELVFDQELKAPLTEGQVLGQVIYSVNGNEVAKSDLVALESVEEGSIFKRIIDWFKMLISSWL
- a CDS encoding helix-turn-helix domain-containing protein, with the translated sequence MEFTAKDSEALYQVWMSQKSKMRLTQMEFAKKLGISQLEFSRILRGEHPLSMAFVSRFCHLLNLETARVVPSLRSQSEVKEVYLESRMTVDGEIKRAYIEGNQVVVEYLHRVTH
- a CDS encoding NADH:ubiquinone oxidoreductase; translated protein: MKLVLILMASVSAGAASADHFHSFMLGLAVAAMAVGSCYWFAFRTTRFPQLALLLLILGLFSKLTITIAGVALGLSHDLITSPLVFALSYLFFSLVVTYLWFSYRDSITKVPNVA
- a CDS encoding cold-shock protein — encoded protein: MSDTVTGTVKWFNETKGFGFIKQENGPDVFAHFSAITGDGFRTLTEGQAVEFSITQGQKGPQAENIKVL
- a CDS encoding YaeQ family protein; amino-acid sequence: MALKPTIYKFRIALSDTNRDYYDSLSCTIALHPSETTTRMMARVMALCLNAEPELVFTKGLSTIEEPDLWHKALDGTIEHWIEVGEPTVDRVKKATRLAKKVQIYAFNSKSDVWWNQSKSKLALLNANIHKFDDQGIEALGANVQRGMDLSVMIAGNTLFVDSSEGSHEIHWETLQSHD